The Lysinibacillus timonensis nucleotide sequence TTGCAGTTACGAAAATGGGATAACAACTTTTGATATGAATACGCCAGAAGGAAAATTCCCAGTATCAATGAAACTTCTTGGTGAGTTTAATGTATACAACGTTTTAGCTGCAACAGCTGTATTTTATGGTAGAGGTTTCCCAATGGAAGCAATCTTAGAGCAAATCGAAGATCTAAATCCTGTTAGAGGACGTATGGAAAGAGTAAAAACAGATTTACCTATTCAAATTTATATCGATTATGCTCATACTCCAGACGCAATAGAAAAGGCGATTAATGCTGCCTTACCATATAAAAAGCCCGGAAACAAATTAATATTCCTTGTAGGTACTGGAGGCAATCGTGATAAATCAAAACGGCCTGCTATGGCTGAAAAAGCTTCACGAGCTGATTATGTTGTTTTAACGACAGATGATCCTCGGTATGAGGAATATGATAGTATTACTGGTGATTTAGCTAAAGGGATGTTACATGAAAATTTTGCATGTATTGGTGATAGAAGTGAAGCGGTTCGTCATGCAGTATCCGTTGCTGAACCTGGAGATATTATTATCTTTGCAGGTAAAGGTCATGAAGATTATCAAATTATTGGAAATACAAAATACCCACATAGTGATGCAGAAATTGCTGTAGAAGCTGGACAATTAAAATTTGTTCAATAATGATTTTACCCTCTCTAAATACTAATTAGAGAGGGTATCTTTTATCATTAGCATTTGAAACGATTTACTAAAAATAGTTGTGGAATGAAGGCAACTTCTTTTATTATAGGAATGGTAGAAAAAAGGAGATTTGAAAAACATGACTTCAAAATTAGAACAAGATATTTTATCTCGTCGTACATTTGCGATCATTTCCCATCCGGATGCTGGGAAAACGACGATTACTGAAAAGTTACTTTTATTCGGTGGAGCAATTCGTGATGCGGGTACAGTTAAAGGTAAAAAAACAGGGAAATTTGCAACGAGTGACTGGATGGAAATAGAGAAGCAACGTGGGATTTCTGTTACCTCTTCAGTTATGCAATTTGATTATGATGGATTTCGCGTGAATATTTTAGATACACCAGGTCACCAAGATTTCTCAGAAGATACGTATCGTACGTTAATGGCAGTTGATAGTGCTGTTATGGTTGTCGATGTTGCTAAAGGGATTGAAGCACAAACGCTTAAATTATTTAAAGTTTGTCGTATGCGCGGTATTCCAATATTTACTTTTATTAACAAACTAGATCGTCAAGGAAAAGAGCCTCTAGAGATTATTGAAGAACTAGAAGAAGTTTTAGGCATTAATGCTTATCCGATGAATTGGCCAATTGGTATGGGAAAAGAATTCTTAGGTATATACGATCGTTATAATAAGCGTATCGAACAATTCCGTACAGATGAAGAACATCGATTCTTACCAATTAATGAAGATGGTGAATTAGCTGTCGACCATCCAATGAAAGCAACATCTTATTACTCTCAAGCTTTGGATGACATTACATTGTTAAATGAAGCAGGAAATGAATTTTCTGAAGAAGGAATCCGTCGTGGTGAATTGACACCCGTATTCTTTGGATCAGCTTTAACGAATTTTGGTGTACAAACGTTCTTAGAAACTTATTTAAAATTTGCTCCTGCACCTCAACCTAGAATTACGGAAGATGAGCAATTTATTGATCCGGTGGAATATGAAGATTTTTCAGGATTTATATTCAAAATTCAAGCAAACATGAATCCGGCTCATAGGGACCGAATCGCATTTGTCCGTCTCGTATCCGGAAAATTCGAGCGCGGAATGAATATTACATTATCACGTACGGGGAAATCCTTTAAAGTTTCACAGTCTACACAATTTTTAGCTGATGATCGTGAAACTGTTGATGAAGCGGTAGCAGGTGATATTATCGGTTTGTATGATACAGGAACATACCAAATAGGAGATACAGTTGTAGGTGGAAAGAAAACTTTCCAATTTGAGAAATTGCCTCAATTTACACCAGAGATTTTTGTACGCGTAACCGCAAAAAACGTAATGAAACAGAAACAGTTCCATAAAGGGATTTTGCAATTAGTACAAGAAGGGGCAATACAATACTACAAAACTCTACACACTGAAGAAGTAATTCTCGGTGCGGTAGGACAACTTCAATTTGAAGTCTTCGAGCATCGAATGAAGAATGAATATAACGTAGAAGTTCAAATGCAACCTATTGGGTCAAAAATTGCACGGTGGATTGAAAACGAGGAAGAAGTGAAAGAGTCAATGTCATCATCTCGATCAATGCTTGTGAAAGACCGTTTTGAAAATCTAGTGTTCTTATTTGAAAATGAATTTGCTATGCGATGGTTCTCCGAGAAGAACGAGCATATTAAGTTATACAGTTTATTATAACTTCTTGAAGAGGTTGGGACAAAAGTAGTTTCAATAATTAAAAAAACGCGAAATCGCTCCGTCGATTTCACGTTTTTTTATTCACAAATTAGAGTAAAGCTCTACCATTCTGGCCGCTTACTTTCTTAAGTTTGCGGCCATTAATGTAATGCCGAAACCGTAATCACCCTTTGGTTACCCTCGGACAGAAGTCAAAAAGTGTCCTTTTATAATGCAAAATAATTAGCCGATACCATTTTCATTTCGAGGTGG carries:
- a CDS encoding peptide chain release factor 3; this translates as MTSKLEQDILSRRTFAIISHPDAGKTTITEKLLLFGGAIRDAGTVKGKKTGKFATSDWMEIEKQRGISVTSSVMQFDYDGFRVNILDTPGHQDFSEDTYRTLMAVDSAVMVVDVAKGIEAQTLKLFKVCRMRGIPIFTFINKLDRQGKEPLEIIEELEEVLGINAYPMNWPIGMGKEFLGIYDRYNKRIEQFRTDEEHRFLPINEDGELAVDHPMKATSYYSQALDDITLLNEAGNEFSEEGIRRGELTPVFFGSALTNFGVQTFLETYLKFAPAPQPRITEDEQFIDPVEYEDFSGFIFKIQANMNPAHRDRIAFVRLVSGKFERGMNITLSRTGKSFKVSQSTQFLADDRETVDEAVAGDIIGLYDTGTYQIGDTVVGGKKTFQFEKLPQFTPEIFVRVTAKNVMKQKQFHKGILQLVQEGAIQYYKTLHTEEVILGAVGQLQFEVFEHRMKNEYNVEVQMQPIGSKIARWIENEEEVKESMSSSRSMLVKDRFENLVFLFENEFAMRWFSEKNEHIKLYSLL